Sequence from the Microbacterium sp. AZCO genome:
CTACCGGAGTGGCAGAGCGGCCCGCCGCCCGCCGACGGCTACCGTGACGTCATGCCCGTCAGCCGCACCCGCCGCGCTCGCGCACAGCGCCGGCGCGCGAAGCGGGTCGCGGCGGCCGACAACGACCTGACCACCGCCGAGTGGGCCTCGATCCGCGAGGCCTGGGCCGCGTGCGCCTACTGCGGTGCGACGGCGGTGCCGCTTCAGCGCGACTGCGTGCTGCCGATCTCGCGGGGCGGCCGCTACACGCTCGAGAACGTCGTCCCCGCGTGCCGGTCGTGCAACGCGAGCAAGTGCAACGACGAGGTGACCTCGTGGATGCGGCGACGCCGCCTGGACGAGCCGCGCTTCCTTCTGCGCCACCGCGAGGTCGTGCTGACGCTGCTCGCCGCGCGCGGCTGACCACGCGGCCGGGTGCACGGCGCCTCGCCGTGCGACCCTGTTCGGCCGCGAGCGCTGCTGTTTCCTGCGAGCGCGGCCCGCGATCGCTGGCGCGGTCGCAGGAAACAGCAGCGGTGGGATGCCGGGGCGCCGACGGCGTCCCCGCCGGCGGTCGGTGGGGACCGGCTTCCAGGCTCAGCCGAGGCCGAACGCGTGCACGGGACGCCCGGTGCCGACACGGTCGAGGCGGAAGATCGCTCCGCTGAGCGGATGCCGGCCGAGGGCCTTGCGGCTGAGGCCCTCGCGGGCGCTCGCCGCGAAGAGCACGTCGAGGTCGGGCCCGCCGAAGGCGACGGACGTGACAGCCGGTGCGGGGAGGGGCGCAGCATCCATCTCCCGTCCTTCTGCGTCCCAGCACTGCACGATGCCCTCGCCGTACACGCCTCCCCAGAAGACCCCGTCGGCGTCGAGCGTGAGTCCGTCGGTGCTGCGGCCGACGAGGAACGGCTCGAGCGGGCCGACGGCGCCGTAGGGGCCGTACGCCGTGCGGTACACGGTCTCGTCCGAGGTGTCCGAGATGTACCAGGTGTCGCCGCCGGCGGACCAGTCCAGGCCGTTGGCGTTGTTGAAGCCGCCGGCGTAGACGCGGGCGGCGCCGTCGACGTCGACCGCGTAGACGCCGGCGTCGGAGTTCTGGGTGGTCTCGTCGATCGCGCCGACGACGAAGCGCCCGTACGGGTCGACTTTGCCGTCGTTGAACCTGATGCCCTGGTGCGCGTGCGGGATGTCGGCGAGGGTCCGCACGATCTGCCCGTCGGCGTCGAGCAGCACGATCCGCGACCGGAGCGCCGCGACATAGCCGCCGTCCGCCGCGGGCTGTACAGCGCTCAGGGGCGCGGGGAGCTCGACGACACGATCGTCCGAGCCGTCCTCGGCCCCGTCGAGCCGGCCGCGGTGAAGCGTGCCGCGCGGGATGTCGACCCACACGAGCTCGCCCGTGCGGTCGTCCCACCAGAGACCCTCCGGCACGCGCGCGTCGTCGCCGGTACGGAAGACGGTTGCCTCGATGTCCATGCCGGGACGGTAGGGCCGCTCGTCGGCATGTGTGCGGGGGGTTGCGTGGAGCGCCGCGGCCCGTTACGCCCCGCGCGGCTAGGGGCGGGCGAGCTCGTCGGGCAGCAAGGAGAACGTGCGGGTGTGCGCCACGCGGGCGCTCTCCGCCATGTAGCCGACGAGGATCCCGGGCGCCGTCACGACCGTGGTCTCGTGCAGCACGGCGCCGCCGTTCTCGGCATCCTCCCCCGTCGTCGTGATGTCGAGCACGCACCCGGGTGCGGCCGGCACGCGGCCGCGGAGGGACGTCGGGGAGGTTCGCGTGATGTGCGCACGGTAGCGGAAGGTGTACGGGATCGGGCCCAGCTTCAGCCGGTCGATCACGAGCCATTCCCGCCAGTCGCCGTCGGCGCCGCGTCCCCATCCGACCAGCTCGGCCGACACCATGAAGGCGTGCAGGCCCCGGTGCCGGGAGAGCTCGGAGAGGAAGTCGATCGCCACGACAGGATCCGCGGGCACGGTCGTCGTCAGTTCGAAGCGTCGGGTCGCCATGGGGCCATCATGGCCTCGCCGCGACGCGCGCGCACCTGCGCTCTGAAGCGACGACCCGCACGGCCTACGCCCGGCGAGGGTGCCGTGTCAAGGGACGTGTCCGACGGGGCCTCCGTCCCTAGTTTCGGATCATCCCACCGAGCCGAAAGGAACCGACGATGGCTCTCGCGCGCGACGTCATGACCCCCGGTCCGCAGTGCCTCGGGGAGCCCCGCACGATGGAGCAGATCTCGGAATGAACACGATCGCGCACGCTCCGACGGACCCGACGCGGGTCGGCCTCCAGCCTGCGCTGCAGACCGCCCGCCGACGCCAGTGGCTCGTGCCGGCCGGTCTGCTCGCGGCGATCGCCGTCGGGATCTTCGCCCTCACGATCCCGCTCAACCCCGCGATCTCGCTCACCGGGATCGTGCTCGACGTCCTCTTCTACGCCGCGATGCTCGTCTGCGCGGCCACCGTCCCGCAGCCGCGTGGGCGCAACCTCGCGTTCGCGTGGCTCATGGGTGGCCTGGCCGTGACGTCGGCGCTGCTGCTCCTTCTTCTCCTCGCCATCGAACAGATCACGTGATCGAAAGGAACGCATGAGCGCGCGTGACGTCGAGACCTTCTCCAACCGTGGCCAATGGGTGATGCGGGTGGAGGACGAGCCATCCCTGTCGCAGAGCTTCGCGAGTCGCGATGAAGCCGTGGAGGCGGGCGAGCGCCTGGCCGAGCGGCTCGGCACGACCCATCGCGTGCGCGAGAGCGAGCCCGAAGGATCCATCACGGACGAACAGGATCGGGATGCCGCCTCCGGCTCCACGACGGTTCCGGATGCCGCCCGACCGGCGCCCGACTCGCCCGACAGCCCGCTCCCGCCGACGACGGACGCCGACGGGATGCCCGTCGACAACCCCTCCGGCTGAGCGCCGCATCCTGCCCCGACGACGAAAGGACGACCATGACGATGCCCGAGACCACTCCCCAGCCCGGCGACGACTCGCTCGGCGTGGACGAGGAGCTCCTCGACGACGACAGCCCCGAGGCGACCGAAGTCGTCTCCGATGACGACGCCACCGAGGGTGACGTGCTCGCCGACCAGGTGACCGACGACGGCGTCGAGACGGACGAGTGGGGCGATCCCGTGACGGTCGCCGACCCCGAGATCCTCTCGGCCGACCCCGACGAGTACTCGGACACCCCGCACATGGGCAGCGTGCCGCGCCTGCTCGGTGAGGACGAATACCAGCCTGACACGCAGGGCGAGGACCCGATCTACGCCGAGCTCGGCGAGGAGGGTCAGGGCGACCTCGCCCCGGAGGACGAATAGACACCGACCGAACGCGGTACGACCCCGACCCGTCCACCGCCGCGAAGCGCGAAGTCGGCGCGCACAGCGGGACGACGCACACGAGCACCCAGAGGCGCCCGGTGGACGGGTCCCTCTCCGCGCCGGCTCAGTTCATCGACCGGAAGACGACCCCGCTGAGGCGGTCTTCGGACTCCGCCGAGTCGCCCTCGCCGCACAGTGCCGCCTCCAGCCGCGACGGGTACTCCCGTCCGCATGTCGTGCACTCGATCACGCGCCACCCCCTCGGATACGCCGAAGGCCGCTCCTCGCATCGGGGCGCGACCTCTGAACGACGGTATCGAGGCCGATCACGTCGGCGATAGTGATGCGATCACAAGAGTTCGACCGTCGAGTGCAGTGATGCCGACAACCGCACGAGCTCGTCCTCACCCGCGGGGGACGACAGGACTTCTCGCGGGACGCGCCCGGATCGCTAGGCTCATCGGCATGGCCACCAAGAACTCCCGCACCGAAACCACTGCCTGGGAAGACGACGACCTCGGCAGCAAGTCCACCCTGTGGGGTTTCCTCGCGGGCCTCGTCGTCGCCGCGTTCATCGCCGTGCCGCTGTCGGCCTCGTTCTCGTTCGCGACGCACCCGAACACCCAGCAGCTCTTCGCGGGGCGCCTCGCCAACGCCACGCAGGGCGGCTATGTGCTGTTCTGGTGGCTCGTGACGGCGCTGCTCGTGGCGCTGCCCTTCCTGGTGGGCTTCGCGGTCGCGAAGCTCTCGGGCCGCACGCTCGCGATCGTCGGCGCGATCATCGCGCTCCTCGTGATCGCGATCCTCATCGTGGGGCAGATGTTCGTCTTCTGACGCGTCTTCCCGCCGCCGGCCGTCACACGCCGGCGGCCTCCGGCACGGCGATGCGGTCGGCACGCGAGTAGACGTTCATCGACTCGCCGCGCAGGAATCCGACGAGCGTCAGCCCCGAGGCGTCGGCGAGCTCGACGGCCAGCGACGACGGCGCGGAGACGGCTGCGAGCACGGGGATGCCGGCCATGACGGCCTTCTGCACGAGCTCGAAGCTCGCGCGGCCCGACACCTGCAGCACGGTTCCGCGCAGCGGAAGACGATCTTCGAGCACGGCCCAGCCGACGACCTTGTCGACGGCATTGTGTCGCCCGACGTCTTCCCGCAGCACGAGCAGCTCGCCCGAGGCGGCGTCGAAGAGAGCCGCCGCATGCAGGCCGCCCGTCTTGTCGAACACCGCCTGGTGCGCGCGGAGCTCGTCGGGCAGGCGGGCGAGAGCCGCGGCATCCATCCGCACCGCGTCGCCGGAGACGTCGTAAGCCGACACCGTCTCGACCGCATCGATCGACGCCTTGCCGCAGAGGCCGCACGAGCTGGTCGTATAGAAGTTGCGGGTGATGTCGCTCGAGGGCGCGGGGACGCCCGGTGCGAGCGCGACGTCGAGCATGTTGTACGTGTTCTCGCCGCTCCCCGCGACCGCGCCACCGGTGCCGGGGCCGCCGCAGTGGATGGCCGTGCGGAACTCGTCTCCGCGCGAGATGACCCCTTCCGACACGAGGAAGCCGGCGGCGAGCTCGACATCGTGGCCGGGCGTGCGCATCGTGACCACGAGCGGCGCTCCCCCGACCCGGATCTCGAGCGGCTCTTCGACCGCGAGCGTGTCCGGGCGCCGGGTCTCGCCGACCCCGAGCCGGATCTTGACGACCGGCTTCCGCGCCGTGATTCGTCCCATGCCTTCAGGGTAAGCCCGCTGCGGAGCCGCGAGCCGGAGGGGCCGGGCGATCAGCCGCCGATCGCGTTCATGCCGCGTGCGGGCTGCAGGAAGCCGGGGTCGTTGATCGCGTGACCCGGGAGTTTGCCGTGCACGCACGAGCGCAGCATCCCGTCGATCGCCGCATCGATCTCCGCGTCGCCAGCCGATCCCTCAGGCTGTCGAAGGCTCGGCAGCAGGTCGTACTCCGTCGTGGAGAAGAGGCAGTTGCGCAGCTGCCCGTCGGCGGTGAGACGCAGCCGGTCGCAGTCGCCGCAGAACGGCGCCGTCACGGAGGCGATCACTCCGACCGTCTGCGGGCCGCCGTCGAGCCGCCACCGCTCGGCCGGTGCTCCCCCGCGGCCCGGCACGGGGGTGAGGTGCCACCTGGTCGAGAGCTCGTCGAGGATCTCCTCCCGCGTGACCATCCGCGACCGGTCCCACGTGTGCCCGGCATCCAGCGGCATCTGCTCGATGAACCGCAGCTCGGCGTTGTGGTCGAGGGCGAACTGCACGAGGTCGATGAGCTCGTCCTCGTTCACATCGCGCATCGCGACCGCGTTGAGCTTGAGCGGGCGCAGTCCCGAGGCCGACGCCGCCGCGATCCCCGCCAGCACGTCGTCGAGCCGGTCGCGCCGCGTGAGGTCGCGGAACCGGTCGCGCCGCAGCGTGTCGAGCGAGATGTTCAGGCGCGCCAGCCCCGCATCGACGAGGCTCGGCAGCAGCTCCGGAAGCCGGATGCCGTTGGTCGTCATCGCCAGCTCGACGGGCCGGCCGTCCGGCCCCTGGATCACAGCGAGCCGGCGGACGACCTCGACGATGTCGCTGCGCAGCAGCGGCTCCCCGCCCGTGAGGCGGAACGTCGTGACGCCGTCGGCGGCGGCGACCCGCGCAATCCGCACGATCTCGTCGAGGGTCAGGATGCTCGACTTGGCCAGCCACTCGTTGCCCTGCTCGGGCATGCAGTACGTGCAGCGCAGCGAGCAGCGGTCCGTCAGCGAGACCCGCAGATCGCGGTGGACACGGCCGTGCGTGTCGACCAGCGGCTCGCCGGGCGATCCGGGCGCGAACTCGGCGGCCGCGCGGGGGCGCGGCATCCCGATCATCACCGGCACCGTGGTCACGCGACGCGCCCTTCTGCCATTGATCCAGCGTAATCGCGTCCGGAGCAGCAGGCTGTGGTCAGACCACTTATCTCGCCGTCGAGGTATTCGGCCCCGATCGTCTCGTGGCGGCGGTTCTTCGTGTGTACCGTGGGCCGCAACACGTCACTTGTGTGGAGGAACGCATGGACTTGCTCGACCCCCTGCTGCTCGCCCGATGGCAGTTCGGTCTGACGACCCTCTACCACTTCCTCTTCGTTCCGCTCACGCTCGGCATGGCGCTCACGGTGTCGATCTTCCAGACGGCGTGGTTCCGCACCGCGAACGTGAAGTGGCTCCATCTCACGCGCTTCTTCGGCAAGATCTTCCTCATCAACTTCGCCATGGGCGTCGTGACGGGCATCGTGCAGGAGTTCCAGTTCGGCATGAACTGGTCGTCGTACTCCCGGTTCGTCGGTGACGTGTTCGGGGCTCCCCTCGCGTTCGAGGGCCTCATGGCCTTCTTCTTCGAGGCGACCTTCATCGGCCTGTGGATCTTCGGGTGGGACAAGCTGCCCAAGGGCCTCCACCTCGCGAGCATCTGGATCGCGACCATCGGCGCCTGGTTCTCGGCGTACTTCATCCTCGCGGCGAACGCGTTCATGCAGAACCCGGTCGGCTACCAGATGTCCCAGGACGGCAACCGCGCCGAGATGAACGACTTCTTCGCCGTGCTGACGAATCCCGTCGCGCTCGCCGCCCTCCCCCACACGCTGTTCGCGGCGTTCATGATGACGGCCGGAGTGATCATCTCGATCTCGGCCTGGCAGCTCGCCCGCAAGCAGAACGTCGAGATGATGCGCTCGTCGCTCAAATACGGCCTGTGGGGCATGATCGTCGCCTTCGCCGGCGTCTTCCTCTCGGGCGATCAGCTGGGTCTCGTCATGGTCGAGACGCAGCCGATGAAGATGGCGGCCGCAGAGGCGATGTTCGACACCGCGTGCGGAGCGGATGCCTCGTTCTCGCTGTTCTCCATCGGAACGCCCGACGGCACGGGTGAGATCTGGTCGCTGCGGGTGCCGTACC
This genomic interval carries:
- a CDS encoding HNH endonuclease; translated protein: MPVSRTRRARAQRRRAKRVAAADNDLTTAEWASIREAWAACAYCGATAVPLQRDCVLPISRGGRYTLENVVPACRSCNASKCNDEVTSWMRRRRLDEPRFLLRHREVVLTLLAARG
- a CDS encoding SMP-30/gluconolactonase/LRE family protein: MDIEATVFRTGDDARVPEGLWWDDRTGELVWVDIPRGTLHRGRLDGAEDGSDDRVVELPAPLSAVQPAADGGYVAALRSRIVLLDADGQIVRTLADIPHAHQGIRFNDGKVDPYGRFVVGAIDETTQNSDAGVYAVDVDGAARVYAGGFNNANGLDWSAGGDTWYISDTSDETVYRTAYGPYGAVGPLEPFLVGRSTDGLTLDADGVFWGGVYGEGIVQCWDAEGREMDAAPLPAPAVTSVAFGGPDLDVLFAASAREGLSRKALGRHPLSGAIFRLDRVGTGRPVHAFGLG
- a CDS encoding DUF2188 domain-containing protein — encoded protein: MSARDVETFSNRGQWVMRVEDEPSLSQSFASRDEAVEAGERLAERLGTTHRVRESEPEGSITDEQDRDAASGSTTVPDAARPAPDSPDSPLPPTTDADGMPVDNPSG
- the fdhD gene encoding formate dehydrogenase accessory sulfurtransferase FdhD; the protein is MGRITARKPVVKIRLGVGETRRPDTLAVEEPLEIRVGGAPLVVTMRTPGHDVELAAGFLVSEGVISRGDEFRTAIHCGGPGTGGAVAGSGENTYNMLDVALAPGVPAPSSDITRNFYTTSSCGLCGKASIDAVETVSAYDVSGDAVRMDAAALARLPDELRAHQAVFDKTGGLHAAALFDAASGELLVLREDVGRHNAVDKVVGWAVLEDRLPLRGTVLQVSGRASFELVQKAVMAGIPVLAAVSAPSSLAVELADASGLTLVGFLRGESMNVYSRADRIAVPEAAGV
- the moaA gene encoding GTP 3',8-cyclase MoaA, which encodes MPRPRAAAEFAPGSPGEPLVDTHGRVHRDLRVSLTDRCSLRCTYCMPEQGNEWLAKSSILTLDEIVRIARVAAADGVTTFRLTGGEPLLRSDIVEVVRRLAVIQGPDGRPVELAMTTNGIRLPELLPSLVDAGLARLNISLDTLRRDRFRDLTRRDRLDDVLAGIAAASASGLRPLKLNAVAMRDVNEDELIDLVQFALDHNAELRFIEQMPLDAGHTWDRSRMVTREEILDELSTRWHLTPVPGRGGAPAERWRLDGGPQTVGVIASVTAPFCGDCDRLRLTADGQLRNCLFSTTEYDLLPSLRQPEGSAGDAEIDAAIDGMLRSCVHGKLPGHAINDPGFLQPARGMNAIGG
- a CDS encoding cytochrome ubiquinol oxidase subunit I, whose protein sequence is MDLLDPLLLARWQFGLTTLYHFLFVPLTLGMALTVSIFQTAWFRTANVKWLHLTRFFGKIFLINFAMGVVTGIVQEFQFGMNWSSYSRFVGDVFGAPLAFEGLMAFFFEATFIGLWIFGWDKLPKGLHLASIWIATIGAWFSAYFILAANAFMQNPVGYQMSQDGNRAEMNDFFAVLTNPVALAALPHTLFAAFMMTAGVIISISAWQLARKQNVEMMRSSLKYGLWGMIVAFAGVFLSGDQLGLVMVETQPMKMAAAEAMFDTACGADASFSLFSIGTPDGTGEIWSLRVPYLLALLSTHSLDGCVEGINDLNAEYTTTLFPQFADQVDGNFAPVLWVTYWAFRWMIGLGAVAALTAVVGLWLTRKNAKREVPQWAWKLAVWAWPASLGAILVGWIFTEMGRQPWIVFSLMLTEDGVSKSVPGWTVLISLLSFTAIYAALAVVEIGLIMKTAKKGPDPLPGPDDPHPSELALEETPTTVY